A genomic segment from Cyanobium sp. NIES-981 encodes:
- a CDS encoding Ppx/GppA phosphatase family protein, with the protein MAEPSSAPGSDRRRVAAIDIGTNSIHLLIAEVDEALRSFSVLLAEKATTRLGERDPETGDLSPASIERAFRTLRHDKALAESHGVEQIVTAATSAVREAPNGRDFLQALDDQLGLTVDLVSGPEEARLIYLGVLSGMSFGEQPHLILDIGGGSTELVLGDGRDARALTSTRIGAVRLQREFCQQEPLPEGRRRFLQAYIQGALDPAVAEVKRALQPGEQPRLVGTSGTAMAMASLASAEDAKPPLKLQGYCLPRARLDQLVERLLAMTPEQRRGLSAINERRAEIIVPGALILQTAMDLLGSPELVVCDRALREGLIVDWMLRNQLLGDRFSFQSSIRERTVLHLAQSYGIERERADRVAAYALSLYDQTRGVLHHDAGEGRTLLWAAAQLHTCGKSINISAYHKHTWYLIRHGELLGYSQAEHLMVAAIARYHRRSLPKKRHESWQLIEERDQRRTVFSMALLLRLAAALDRRPARLIASLTVHQPADGVLELELVPLPAEPGDPPHDLGLERWSLRSCAEVVAEASGLELRVREP; encoded by the coding sequence ATGGCTGAGCCCTCCAGCGCCCCGGGTTCCGATCGCCGCCGGGTGGCCGCCATCGACATCGGCACCAACTCGATTCACCTGCTGATCGCCGAGGTGGATGAAGCCCTGCGCAGCTTCTCGGTGCTGCTGGCCGAGAAGGCCACCACGCGCCTGGGGGAACGGGACCCGGAGACGGGGGACCTGAGCCCCGCCTCGATCGAGCGGGCCTTCCGCACCCTCCGCCACGACAAGGCCCTGGCCGAGAGCCATGGTGTCGAGCAGATCGTCACGGCCGCCACCAGCGCCGTGCGGGAAGCGCCCAACGGCCGTGATTTCCTCCAGGCCCTCGACGACCAGCTCGGCCTCACGGTGGATCTGGTGAGTGGTCCGGAAGAGGCCCGGCTGATCTATCTCGGCGTGCTCTCCGGCATGAGCTTCGGCGAGCAGCCCCACCTGATCCTCGACATCGGCGGCGGCTCCACGGAACTGGTGCTGGGGGACGGGCGGGATGCCCGGGCACTCACCAGCACCCGCATCGGGGCCGTGCGGCTGCAGCGGGAGTTCTGCCAGCAGGAGCCGCTGCCGGAGGGGCGGCGCCGCTTCCTGCAGGCCTACATCCAGGGTGCCCTGGATCCTGCGGTGGCGGAGGTGAAGCGCGCCCTGCAGCCCGGGGAGCAGCCGCGCCTGGTGGGCACCAGCGGCACGGCCATGGCGATGGCCTCCCTGGCCTCTGCCGAGGATGCCAAGCCACCGCTGAAACTCCAGGGCTACTGCCTGCCCCGGGCCCGGCTCGATCAGCTGGTGGAGCGCCTGCTGGCCATGACGCCGGAGCAGCGCCGGGGCCTGTCCGCCATCAACGAACGCCGCGCCGAGATCATCGTGCCCGGGGCCCTGATCCTGCAGACCGCCATGGACCTGCTCGGCAGCCCTGAACTGGTGGTGTGCGACCGGGCGCTGCGGGAAGGGCTGATCGTGGACTGGATGCTGCGCAACCAGTTGCTGGGCGATCGCTTCTCCTTCCAGAGCAGCATCCGCGAGCGCACGGTGCTGCACCTGGCCCAGAGCTACGGCATCGAGCGGGAGCGGGCCGACCGCGTGGCCGCCTACGCCCTCAGCCTCTACGACCAGACCCGGGGGGTGCTGCACCACGACGCCGGCGAGGGGCGGACCCTGCTCTGGGCGGCGGCCCAGCTGCACACCTGCGGCAAGAGCATCAACATCTCGGCGTACCACAAGCACACCTGGTACCTGATCCGGCATGGCGAGCTGCTCGGGTACTCCCAGGCGGAGCACCTGATGGTGGCGGCCATCGCCCGCTATCACCGCCGCAGCCTGCCCAAGAAGCGGCATGAGTCGTGGCAGCTGATCGAGGAGCGGGACCAGCGGCGCACGGTGTTCTCCATGGCCCTGCTGCTGCGGCTGGCGGCGGCGCTGGACCGCCGCCCGGCCCGCCTGATCGCCAGCCTGACGGTGCATCAGCCCGCCGACGGCGTGCTGGAGCTGGAGCTGGTACCCCTCCCCGCCGAGCCGGGGGATCCCCCCCATGACCTCGGACTCGAGCGCTGGAGCCTGCGCTCCTGTGCGGAGGTGGTGGCGGAAGCCAGTGGCCTAGAGCTCAGGGTGCGGGAGCCTTGA
- a CDS encoding 4-hydroxybenzoate polyprenyltransferase gives MGSAAHRRPFAARTATTLRAWLELVRWHKPSGRLILLIPAGWSLWLLPQAPPPVPLVLAVVVGGLAVSAAGCIANDLWDRRIDTQVDRTRRRPLAAGRVGVAEALGLLLLFLLLALAVVLWGLPAANRGLCLLLALATLPPVLLYPSAKRWFAFPQLVLAICWGFAVLIPWAAASGSLQGWPLAMAWLATVLWTFGFDTVYAMADRDDDRRIGVRSSALSLGARAPAVVTLCYGGTAACLALAALHLPPGPAALQPLGWAVGAVAALGMVREGLALRRPPGSAGFFGRHFSRQVWLGGLLLLALVLGRLP, from the coding sequence ATGGGAAGCGCCGCACACCGGAGGCCTTTCGCCGCCAGGACAGCCACGACCCTGCGGGCCTGGCTGGAACTGGTCCGCTGGCACAAGCCCAGCGGCCGTCTGATCCTGCTGATCCCGGCGGGCTGGAGCCTCTGGCTGCTGCCCCAGGCGCCGCCCCCCGTTCCCCTGGTGCTGGCCGTGGTGGTGGGGGGCCTGGCGGTGAGTGCGGCGGGCTGCATCGCCAACGACCTGTGGGACCGGCGCATCGATACCCAGGTGGACCGCACCCGCCGCCGGCCGCTCGCCGCGGGGCGGGTGGGGGTGGCGGAAGCCCTGGGGCTGCTGCTGCTCTTCCTGCTGCTGGCCCTGGCCGTGGTGCTGTGGGGCCTGCCCGCCGCCAACCGCGGCCTCTGCCTGCTGCTGGCGCTCGCCACCCTGCCACCGGTGCTGCTGTACCCCTCGGCCAAGCGCTGGTTCGCCTTCCCCCAGCTCGTGCTCGCCATCTGCTGGGGCTTCGCGGTGCTGATCCCCTGGGCCGCCGCCAGCGGCTCCCTGCAGGGATGGCCCCTGGCCATGGCCTGGCTGGCCACCGTGCTGTGGACCTTCGGCTTCGACACCGTGTATGCCATGGCTGACCGGGACGACGACCGCCGCATCGGAGTGCGCAGCAGCGCCCTCAGCCTGGGGGCCCGGGCTCCGGCCGTGGTGACCCTCTGCTACGGGGGCACCGCCGCCTGCCTGGCCCTGGCAGCCCTGCACCTGCCCCCTGGGCCCGCTGCCCTCCAGCCCCTGGGCTGGGCCGTGGGGGCGGTGGCGGCCCTCGGCATGGTGCGCGAGGGTCTCGCCCTGCGCCGCCCCCCGGGATCCGCCGGCTTCTTCGGCCGCCACTTCAGCCGGCAGGTGTGGCTGGGTGGGCTGCTGCTGCTGGCCCTGGTGCTGGGGCGGCTGCCATGA